Proteins from one Penicillium digitatum chromosome 2, complete sequence genomic window:
- a CDS encoding Six-hairpin glycosidase — protein sequence MHLVSKLYDYQRWKALVIPTLVYAVADAVMIYAPALFNSDLAPSDEEVTMVEMSYLVASDILVAGCMLFDQLFLLLPSYVVLILVQTSLLPPACKTLVSMPTQQQWGRQVKEIFEANGGPLRAQEAGADGRGGTGALVSATAWKDVFLFVWGCHVGALHDLLALEGNASVADYTFMPGFSMRIGLVDQLGRGFSYGEGEDDKGNYQYGSQVSPR from the coding sequence ATGCACCTCGTATCTAAACTCTATGACTACCAACGGTGGAAAGCCCTAGTAATTCCCACTTTGGTCTATGCCGTGGCCGATGCGGTGATGATATATGCGCCAGCTCTATTCAATAGCGACCTCGCCCCTTCGGACGAGGAAGTCACGATGGTGGAAATGTCGTACCTTGTGGCATCTGATATCCTGGTAGCTGGGTGCATGCTATTTGACCAATTATTCCTCCTTCTTCCCTCTTACGTAGTGTTAATACTGGTCCAGACGAGTCTTCTGCCGCCCGCCTGCAAGACGCTAGTCTCAATGCCGACACAGCAGCAGTGGGGTAGACAGGTGAAGGAGATCTTTGAGGCTAACGGAGGTCCGCTTCGAGCACAGGAGGCGGGCGCGGATGGTAGGGGTGGCACAGGTGCTCTGGTGTCTGCAACTGCATGGAAAGATGTGTTTTTGTTTGTTTGGGGTTGCCACGTTGGTGCATTGCACGATCTACTTGCTCTAGAAGGGAATGCCAGCGTCGCTGACTACACCTTCATGCCTGGTTTCTCGATGCGAATTGGTCTTGTGGATCAACTAGGTCGTGGGTTTAGTTATGGAGAGGGGGAGGATGACAAGGGGAATTATCAGTATGGCAGCCAGGTTTCTCCGAGATAG
- a CDS encoding Acyl-CoA dehydrogenase/oxidase, with the protein MSMFRSAAEISSDSDSDSGSEASQIQERGSSTPRHPPENQSRGSKKDQTKQVPKDSGSADADSSISFGDRSTLPQDLAGVNADQHATVMTAALLEFYCQSRAADILNAQRGSNKPFSRHSPEAQYLGKKLYKFKSQFLSTHGILADGIDKEEMGPSRQNYRDNLDLLSISALEEMNFHEPGARFSKISSGEDRALITKPSTRRPSVEDVESPTLFRRNTEPASSFRKQLPPSKKVDFLPTVPNEPMNFPNPSIPLFGSSPVGVPLFHSPTAPPYNQLSRYSVEFQELKILGRGSFGEVYHVTNHIDGQDYAVKKIPLSQRRLEQLQFGGQNQLEVIMKEIRTLARLEHPNIVRYYGAWVEQAHHSHPPSAEYHPSHAAFENSQNNLSSPDSPNESSMGIVFGYSENSKLESESSSLPEDHSFTESVHRWDSHGTASSNQSKKSSRKGLHEEDDEIESIPRTFHGNTSVGQTSTFGETDDIFTDGLSQDQSKLQVQPRYRPGQQPPAVILHIQMSLHPISLGAYLNPQAAPKYDELSLARRHCFHLLPSLNLVMDIVSGVEYLHSKGIVHRDLKPANIFLSAPDSSTTGTCNTCSSSEASPTQFCCPRIGDFGLVADISHINKPSQGTVTPYREGPKIQRVVGTEFYRPPANLSASPSDPSSSVDYFDEYKIDEKLDVYALGVILFETIYRLNTKMERQFVLSDLTRGSGQDPAERTIFPADFAAKIDHGSTVLDNGTSVADYLMTCIKRMLEPKSKKRWNCQDVKEHLWAMKKAVCRFEETQGTQT; encoded by the coding sequence ATGTCGATGTTCCGATCAGCAGCAGAAATATCATCGGACTCAGATTCTGACTCAGGTTCAGAGGCAAGTCAAATTCAGGAACGTGGTTCATCTACTCCTCGACATCCTCCAGAGAATCAATCCCGCGGCTCGAAGAAGGACCAAACCAAGCAAGTTCCGAAAGACTCGGGTTCTGCAGATGCAGACTCTTCGATCTCCTTCGGCGATAGATCAACATTACCACAAGATCTGGCAGGTGTAAATGCTGATCAACATGCGACTGTGATGACAGCCGCCCTCTTGGAATTTTACTGTCAGAGTCGAGCAGCAGATATTCTCAATGCCCAACGCGGCTCTAATAAACCGTTCAGTCGACACAGCCCTGAGGCTCAGTATCTTGGCAAGAAACTCTACAAATTCAAATCTCAGTTCCTGTCGACTCACGGTATCTTGGCCGATGGCATTGACAAAGAGGAAATGGGGCCAAGTAGGCAGAATTATCGGGATAACCTCGACTTGCTTAGTATATCTGCCCTCGAGGAGATGAATTTCCATGAACCTGGTGCACGATTTTCGAAAATTAGCTCCGGCGAGGACCGCGCCTTAATTACAAAGCCTTCTACAAGGAGACCCAGCGTTGAAGATGTGGAAAGTCCTACTCTGTTCCGGCGGAACACCGAACCAGCTTCATCATTTAGGAAACAGCTACCTCCTTCTAAAAAGGTGGATTTCCTTCCAACCGTTCCCAATGAGCCAATGAACTTCCCCAACCCTTCAATACCTTTGTTTGGCAGTTCGCCTGTAGGGGTTCCTCTTTTCCATTCTCCAACAGCCCCGCCATACAACcagctgtcaagatattccGTCGAATTCCAGGAACTCAAGATCTTGGGCCGCGGGTCCTTCGGCGAAGTGTACCACGTTACAAACCATATCGATGGACAAGACTATGCCGTTAAGAAAATTCCTCTCAGCCAAAGGCGACTTGAGCAACTGCAATTTGGAGGTCAAAATCAGCTCGAGGTTATCATGAAGGAAATTCGAACGCTTGCCCGCCTTGAGCATCCAAATATTGTTCGATACTATGGGGCATGGGTCGAGCAGGCTCATCACTCTCACCCGCCTTCAGCCGAATACCACCCTTCTCACGCAGCTTTTGAAAACTCGCAAAACAATTTGTCATCTCCAGATAGCCCAAACGAATCGAGCATGGGGATTGTCTTCGGATATTCAGAAAATTCAAAGCTCGAGTCCGAGTCAAGTTCTCTGCCTGAAGATCATAGCTTTACCGAGAGCGTTCATCGCTGGGATAGCCACGGGACAGCCTCGTCCAATCAGTCCAAGAAAAGCTCCCGAAAGGGATTGCatgaggaagatgatgaaaTTGAATCCATTCCCCGTACCTTCCATGGGAACACTTCTGTTGGACAAACATCTACTTTCGGAGAAACCGACGACATCTTTACTGATGGTTTGAGCCAAGATCAGTCTAAGCTTCAAGTTCAACCCCGTTACCGGCCCGGTCAGCAACCCCCCGCGGTTATTCTTCACATCCAAATGTCACTCCATCCTATTTCACTCGGCGCATACCTAAACCCTCAAGCCGCTCCGAAGTACGATGAACTTTCACTCGCCAGACGCCACTGCTTCCACTTACTGCCCTCGCTGAATCTCGTGATGGACATTGTTTCGGGTGTAGAGTACCTGCACTCAAAAGGAATCGTGCATCGTGACTTGAAGCCTGCAAATATCTTCCTTTCTGCACCAGATAGCAGCACAACAGGCACATGCAATACTTGCAGCTCCAGTGAAGCTTCTCCCACCCAGTTCTGCTGTCCTCGCATTGGAGATTTTGGTCTCGTGGCCGACATTTCTCACATCAACAAGCCTTCTCAGGGCACTGTGACACCATATCGAGAGGGGCCAAAAATACAGCGGGTAGTTGGAACCGAGTTCTATCGTCCTCCAGCCAATCTGTCTGCGTCTCCAAGCGACCCGAGCTCATCAGTGGATTACTTTGACGAATACAAGATCGACGAAAAGCTCGATGTTTACGCGCTTGGCGTCATTCTTTTCGAGACTATCTATCGTTTAAATACGAAGATGGAGAGACAATTTGTCTTGAGTGATCTGACTCGCGGGTCAGGCCAGGATCCAGCTGAGCGCACCATTTTCCCTGCGGACTTCGCCGCCAAGATCGATCATGGCTCGACTGTGCTGGACAATGGAACATCAGTTGCGGATTATCTCATGACATGTATCAAAAGAATGTTGGAACCCAAATCGAAGAAGCGGTGGAACTGCCAGGATGTCAAGGAGCATTTGTGGGCGATGAAGAAAGCCGTTTGCCGATTCGAGGAAACGCAGGGCACGCAGACATGA
- a CDS encoding DNA polymerase, whose translation MPEAIFPPQKRVLGDAANNSNGILKSASAIKKRRLDNEHSVQFTPSSQIARRKIGSTQPQKSQFEEEVLEKLTQDIGDLKENNSEKDQQWERPPLGEFDETKETICFQQIDAEEAMLMGKPAIRLFGVTEAGQSVCLHVTGFEHYLYIAAPVSFTKADCDPYKHFLEQKLGQSFTAISSVQLTMRENIYGFQGNQKSYYIKITVTEPKLAARLRSALETGSGSMNYKGMWSGADGILTFDNIQYLLRFMIDTGLAGMAWVEAMAGKYRLLGQSQRLSNCQIEACVDYTNMVAHPPNGEWAKMAPLRVLSFDIECAGRKGIFPEPNMDPVIQIANVVTRYGETKPFIRNVFVLDTCSLIVNTQILEFEKEEKMLNAWRDFVEKVDPDVIIGYNIANFDFPYLLDRAKHLKCTGFPYWTRLKGFKTEAKDANFSSKQMGNRDTKATNTNGRIQLDLLQLVQRDHQLRSYTLNSVSYEFLKEQKEDVHHTMITELFNGTPDSRRRLAVYCLKDAYLPQRLMDKLMCLVNYTEMARVTGVPFNFLLSRGQQVKFISQLFRKAREQQLVIPNSKPQDEQDYEGATVIEPKRGYYGVPVATLDFASLYPSIIQAHNLCYTTLLNKSSVEKLNLKKDDDYIVTPNGDMFCTTKVRKGLLSQILEELLSARKRAKRELATETDSFKKAVLNGRQLALKISANSVYGLTGATVGKLPCLPIASSTTSYGRQMIEKTKQEVEARYTIANGYSHDAEVIYGDTDSVMVKFGVTELAEAMRLGQEAADFVSSKFIAPIKLEFEKVYFPYLLINKKRYAGLYWTNPDKHDKMDTKGIETVRRDNCLMVQNVIETVLNKILIDRDLDGAQDYVKATISDLLQNKIDMSKLVITKALSKRKEDYAGKQAHVELAERMHKRDAGSAPTLGDRVAYVMIKGSSDSKGYERAEDPIFVLENNIPIDTKYYLDNQLTNPLNRIFEPILGEKKAGQLLTGEHTRSITKAASNLGGLMKFAKKTQTCMGCKKPLSSKDEMEGAVCSNCRPRLGELYTKTLTKVSDLEVRFGRLWTQCQRCQGSLHCEVICSSRDCPIFYMRMKAKKDVEDSQKDLSRFDFDAGAW comes from the exons ATGCCGGAAGCTATTTTCCCTCCCCAGAAGCGGGTGCTAGGCGACGCGGCTAATAATTCCAACGGTATCTTGAAATCTGCGAGTGCCATCAAAAAGCGGAGACTCGACAACGAACATTCTGTGCAGTTTACGCCATCCTCACAGATTGCTCGGCGAAAGATTGGCTCGACTCAACCGCAGAAGAGTCAATTCGAAGAGGAGGTGCTCGAAAAGTTGACGCAGGATATCGGCGACTTGAAGGAGAATAACTCAGAGAAGGACCAGCAATGGGAGCGCCCTCCGCTTGGCGAATTTGATGAAACCAAGGAAACCATCTGTTTTCAACAGATTGATGCGGAAGAAGCAATGCTCATGGGAAAGCCGGCCATTCGGCTTTTCGGTGTCACCGAG GCCGGACAATCGGTCTGCCTCCATGTCACTGGTTTTGAACATTACCTTTACATCGCCGCTCCTGTAAGCTTCACCAAAGCGGATTGCGACCCTTACAAACATTTCCTAGAGCAAAAGCTAGGCCAGAGCTTTACCGCAATCTCCTCCGTGCAGCTCACAATGCGCGAGAACATCTATGGATtccaaggaaatcaaaagaGCTATTATATAAAGATCACGGTTACTGAGCCAAAATTGGCTGCTCGATTGCGAAGTGCGTTAGAGACTGGGAGTGGAAGCATGAACTACAAGGGCATGTGGAGCGGTGCAGATGGAATCCTCACATTTGACAACATTCAATACCTTCTAAGATTTATGATCGACACCGGGCTGGCTGGAATGGCTTGGGTCGAGGCAATGGCTGGTAAATATCGTCTTCTTGGACAGAGTCAACGACTGTCCAACTGCCAAATCGAAGCTTGTGTGGACTACACCAACATGGTAGCCCATCCACCAAATGGGGAATGGGCTAAAATGGCACCTCTTCGCGTTCTCTCCTTTGATATTGAGTGTGCAGGACGGAAAGGTATCTTCCCGGAGCCCAACATGGACCCAGTGATCCAGATCGCCAACGTTGTTACTCGATACGGAGAGACAAAACCATTCATCAGAAACGTCTTTGTACTCGATACCTGCAGTCTGATTGTCAATACCCAAATTCTGGAATttgaaaaggaagagaagatgcTCAACGCCTGGCGCGATTTTGTGGAAAAAGTCGACCCTGACGTTATTATCGGATACAATATTGCTAACTTCGATTTCCCTTACCTACTCGATCGCGCCAAGCACTTGAAATGCACAGGGTTCCCCTATTGGACTAGACTGAAAGGTTTCAAAACAGAGGCGAAGGATGCAAATTTTTCGAGTAAGCAAATGGGCAATCGAGACACGAAAGCCACGAACACAAACGGTAGAATTCAacttgatcttctccaatTGGTTCAGAGAGATCACCAGTTGAGAAGTTACACTCTCAATTCCGTATCCTACGAGTTTTTGAAGGAGCAAAAGGAAGACGTTCACCACACGATGATTACTGAGCTGTTCAACGGTACCCCGGATTCGAGACGACGACTCGCAGTGTACTGTCTGAAAGATGCATATCTACCGCAACGATTAATGGACAAGTTGATGTGCCTGGTTAACTACACAGAAATGGCAAGAGTCACGGGGGTGCCGTTTAATTTCCTCTTGTCTCGAGGACAACAAGTCAAGTTCATCAGTCAACTGTTCCGGAAAGCCCGAGAGCAGCAACTCGTTATTCCCAATTCTAAGCCCCAGGATGAGCAGGATTATGAAGGTGCTACTGTCATCGAGCCGAAGCGAGGTTACTATGGAGTGCCTGTTGCAACCCTCGATTTCGCATCACTGTATCCATCAATCATTCAAGCTCACAACCTATGCTACACGACCTTGCTTAACAAGAGCAGTGTTGAGAAGTTGAACCTGAAGAAGGATGACGATTACATCGTCACTCCAAATGGAGACATGTTTTGCACGACCAAAGTTCGCAAAGGCCTTTTATCCCAGATTCTGGAAGAGCTGCTGTCGGCAAGAAAGCGCGCGAAGAGGGAGTTGGCTACTGAGACCGACTCCTTCAAAAAGGCAGTGCTGAACGGTCGTCAACTCGCTTTGAAGATCAGCGCAAACAGTGTCTACGGTCTGACGGGTGCCACAGTGGGTAAACTACCTTGTCTTCCCATTGCCAGTAGTACGACGAGTTATGGCCGTCAGATGATTGAGAAGACAAAACAAGAGGTAGAAGCTCGCTACACGATCGCCAACGGTTACTCGCATGATGCTGAAGTCATCTACGGCGATACTGATTCCGTCATGGTCAAATTTGGCGTCACCGAACTCGCAGAAGCGATGCGGCTTGGCCAAGAAGCAGCAGACTTTGTTTCTTCAAAGTTCATTGCGCCCATCAAGCTTGAATTCGAGAAAGTATACTTCCCTTATCTCTTGATCAACAAGAAACGATACGCTGGCCTGTACTGGACAAACCCCGACAAACATGACAAGATGGATACGAAAGGGATTGAGACAGTCCGGCGTGACAACTGCCTGATGGTTCAAAATGTCATTGAAACCGTGCTAAACAAAATCCTGATCGACCGAGATCTTGATGGTGCGCAAGA CTACGTCAAAGCCACCATTTCGGATCTGCTTCAAAACAAGATCGACATGTCGAAACTAGTCATCACGAAAGCGTTATCTAAGCGTAAAGAGGACTACGCAGGCAAACAAGCACATGTCGAACTTGCTGAGCGCATGCACAAGCGTGACGCAGGTTCTGCACCAACACTTGGTGATCGGGTAGCCTACGTCATGATCAAGGGTTCCAGTGATTCCAAGGGCTATGAACGAGCTGAAGATCCCATCTTCGTTCTGGAGAACAACATTCCCATTGACACCAAGTACTACCTTGACAACCAGCTTACAAACCCACTTAACCGTATTTTCGAACCCATCTTGGGTGAGAAGAAGGCAGGCCAGTTGCTCACTGGCGAGCATACCCGGTCTATCACCAAAGCGGCGTCGAACCTCGGCGGGCTGATGAAGTTCGCCAAGAAAACACAGACTTGCATGGGCTGCAAGAAGCCCCTTTCCAGCAAGGACGAAATGGAGGGTGCCGTCTGCTCGAACTGTCGCCCTCGCCTCGGTGAGCTTTACACGAAAACCCTCACCAAGGTCTCTGATCTAGAGGTCCGATTCGGGCGCCTGTGGACTCAGTGCCAGCGATGCCAAGGTAGTCTTCACTGTGAGGTCATCTGCTCCTCCCGTGATTGTCCGATTTTCTACATGCGCAtgaaagcaaagaaagatgTGGAAGATTCACAGAAAGACCTGTCCCGATTCGACTTTGACGCTGGTGCTTGGTAA